The Bacillus carboniphilus genome contains a region encoding:
- a CDS encoding HAD family hydrolase produces MIKAVLFDLDGTLLNRDESVKCFITNQYDRFQKFLSHLSKEDYVARFIELDKRGYVWKDKVYQKMVDEFNLQLSWEVFLEDYITMFKHHCHPFPNLFDMLEKLKEKEIRLGMITNGKNPFQMDNIEALKIRDYFDVILISEEEGIKKPNPDIFHRALKKLDVSSHESMFVGDNPMNDVNGAQEVGMIGIWKRDPEWIQVEADYVVEDLLELTEIIEEHNSKQTMI; encoded by the coding sequence ATGATTAAAGCAGTGTTATTTGATTTAGATGGAACATTATTAAACCGAGATGAATCCGTGAAATGTTTTATAACCAACCAGTATGATAGATTTCAAAAATTCTTGAGTCACCTTTCAAAAGAAGACTATGTTGCTAGATTTATTGAACTAGATAAAAGAGGATATGTTTGGAAAGATAAAGTGTACCAGAAGATGGTAGATGAGTTTAACTTACAATTGTCTTGGGAAGTATTCCTCGAAGACTATATCACAATGTTTAAACATCACTGTCATCCATTTCCGAATCTATTTGATATGTTGGAGAAGTTAAAGGAAAAAGAAATACGTTTAGGTATGATTACGAATGGGAAAAACCCATTTCAAATGGATAATATCGAAGCGCTTAAGATAAGAGATTATTTTGATGTTATTTTAATATCTGAAGAGGAAGGAATAAAAAAGCCTAATCCGGACATTTTCCATAGAGCACTAAAAAAACTAGACGTTTCTTCGCATGAGAGTATGTTTGTTGGTGACAATCCTATGAATGATGTGAATGGAGCACAAGAAGTTGGGATGATTGGTATTTGGAAGAGGGATCCTGAATGGATTCAAGTTGAGGCTGACTATGTTGTTGAGGATCTTTTGGAATTGACTGAAATAATCGAGGAACATAATAGTAAACAGACCATGATTTAA
- a CDS encoding sulfite exporter TauE/SafE family protein: protein MDIGWIVIIFMIGFIGSYLSGMLGIGGSIIKYPMLLYIPPLFGFVAFSAHEVSGISALQVFFATIGGVWAYRKGEYLNKSLIGYMGISILMGSFVGSYGSNLMSEKGINFVYGVLALLAAIMMFIPKKSIDNIPLEDVTFSKGLATSLAFIVGIGAGIVGAAGAFLLVPIMLVVLKIPTRMTIASSLAITFISSIGATVGKITTGQVDYLPALIMVVASLMASPLGVMTGKKVNTKWLQGILAMLILSTAIKIWLDVLGV, encoded by the coding sequence ATGGATATTGGATGGATAGTTATCATTTTTATGATTGGTTTTATAGGGTCATATCTTTCTGGAATGCTCGGTATTGGTGGATCAATTATTAAATATCCGATGCTTTTATACATTCCTCCGTTATTTGGTTTTGTTGCATTTAGTGCCCATGAGGTGTCTGGGATTAGTGCCTTACAAGTGTTTTTTGCGACGATTGGTGGTGTTTGGGCTTATCGGAAAGGAGAATATTTAAATAAATCATTGATCGGTTATATGGGTATAAGTATTTTAATGGGCAGTTTTGTTGGAAGTTATGGTTCCAACTTGATGTCTGAAAAAGGGATTAATTTCGTCTATGGTGTTTTAGCGTTACTCGCTGCTATTATGATGTTTATCCCCAAAAAAAGCATTGACAATATTCCACTTGAGGACGTAACGTTTTCAAAAGGATTAGCAACAAGCTTAGCGTTTATTGTGGGAATCGGAGCAGGGATTGTAGGAGCTGCAGGAGCCTTTTTATTAGTACCGATTATGCTGGTCGTGTTGAAAATTCCAACACGGATGACCATTGCCTCTTCTTTAGCGATTACGTTTATTTCTTCTATAGGGGCTACAGTTGGAAAAATAACGACTGGACAAGTGGATTACCTTCCTGCGTTAATCATGGTCGTTGCGAGTTTAATGGCTTCACCACTAGGTGTTATGACTGGAAAGAAAGTAAACACGAAATGGTTACAAGGGATTTTAGCGATGTTGATTTTGTCCACGGCGATTAAAATTTGGCTTGATGTATTAGGGGTGTAA
- a CDS encoding MBL fold metallo-hydrolase, whose product MTSKEVVQKVINKEELFILDVRNKEAFDGWKIEGASFQYLNKPYFDLIDGVESIIDEIPSGKEILVVCAKEGSSVMVAEMMAEHGMTVSYLEGGMKAWSEHLEPIKIGDLAENGELYQFVRMGKGCLSYMIISNGEAAIVDATRTIDVYLDFAKKKQVQVTHVFDTHLHADHISGGRKIAQETGAVYLLPPKDATEVTFNYQPLEDGNQVKIGQTMINIHALYTPGHTIGSTSFIVDDSFLLTGDILFIDSIGRPDLAGMAQDWVGDLRESLYSRYKELSFDLIVLPAHFMILDELNSDGSVSEKLGTLYARNHGLNIKDEREFRTLVTENLPPQPNAYQYIRKTNMGKITPDEEKQREMEIGPNRCAVR is encoded by the coding sequence ATGACTTCTAAAGAAGTTGTTCAAAAAGTGATCAATAAGGAAGAACTTTTTATTCTTGATGTACGGAATAAAGAGGCTTTTGATGGTTGGAAGATTGAGGGGGCATCATTTCAATATTTGAATAAACCCTATTTTGATCTCATAGATGGGGTTGAATCAATTATAGATGAAATCCCTTCTGGCAAGGAGATTTTAGTGGTTTGTGCAAAGGAAGGCTCTTCGGTGATGGTAGCCGAAATGATGGCTGAACATGGAATGACCGTTTCCTATTTAGAAGGAGGAATGAAAGCTTGGAGTGAGCATTTAGAGCCTATTAAAATTGGAGATTTAGCTGAAAATGGAGAGCTTTATCAATTTGTTCGAATGGGAAAAGGTTGCTTATCCTATATGATCATCTCTAATGGTGAAGCTGCGATTGTGGATGCAACACGCACGATAGATGTTTACCTTGATTTTGCCAAAAAGAAACAGGTTCAAGTGACACATGTATTTGATACGCATTTACATGCGGACCACATTTCCGGAGGGCGAAAGATTGCCCAGGAAACAGGGGCTGTTTACTTGCTACCCCCAAAAGATGCAACCGAGGTAACGTTTAATTATCAACCTTTAGAAGATGGAAATCAAGTGAAGATTGGTCAGACTATGATTAATATTCATGCTCTATACACACCAGGACATACCATTGGCTCCACTTCATTTATCGTTGATGATTCGTTCTTATTGACAGGGGATATTTTATTCATTGACTCTATTGGTCGTCCTGATTTAGCCGGAATGGCCCAAGATTGGGTAGGAGATTTAAGAGAGAGTCTATACAGTCGCTACAAAGAGCTTTCATTTGATTTAATCGTTCTTCCTGCACACTTTATGATTTTGGATGAATTGAATTCAGATGGAAGTGTTTCTGAGAAATTAGGGACTCTTTATGCCCGTAATCATGGGTTAAACATTAAGGATGAAAGGGAATTTAGAACGCTGGTGACAGAAAATTTACCACCACAACCCAATGCCTATCAATACATCCGAAAAACCAATATGGGAAAAATAACGCCTGATGAAGAAAAGCAAAGAGAAATGGAGATCGGACCTAATCGCTGTGCCGTTCGATAA
- a CDS encoding ketopantoate reductase family protein has product MAKDDLNVVLIGAGAVGGTVAGWLSPHYENFYVLGRPYLNEKLRKDGILVYEQGKKEQTKAIPVRCIDDLEEVDHVDLLVIAVKNYSLDEVCQTVKDKVTKETIVVGLQNGIENQEILPKYFKKVVYGVICYNSWVDEPGVIGYQSKGPIIVGIKELYLKSELILVKKLFNLGFEAISTDQLDNVTHSKLILNLTNSFTTLIGLHELDDMKDFRLIKNILSNLLYEGVQIVKAANYQESRLGGLPSWFSITAVVKLPNFLTDGMFKRNLGKMKISSMGQDVFKRGSSETEVESINGYLLRLADKNQVSAPYNQAVYKLCKKEFQTSPFKPLNVKEVWRKVEEEKQLVK; this is encoded by the coding sequence TTGGCAAAGGACGATTTAAATGTTGTGTTGATTGGTGCAGGTGCTGTCGGAGGAACAGTAGCGGGGTGGCTTAGTCCTCATTATGAAAACTTTTATGTCTTAGGAAGACCATATCTCAACGAAAAGTTAAGAAAGGATGGTATTCTTGTTTATGAACAAGGGAAGAAAGAGCAAACAAAAGCCATACCTGTACGTTGTATCGATGACTTAGAAGAAGTGGATCATGTCGACCTTTTAGTCATTGCAGTAAAAAACTACAGCTTAGATGAAGTATGCCAAACGGTTAAAGATAAAGTTACGAAAGAGACGATCGTTGTCGGACTACAAAATGGGATTGAAAATCAAGAGATCTTACCAAAATACTTTAAAAAGGTTGTTTACGGTGTTATTTGTTATAATTCTTGGGTAGATGAACCTGGAGTCATAGGTTATCAATCAAAAGGACCCATTATAGTAGGAATTAAAGAGTTGTATTTAAAGTCAGAGCTCATTCTTGTTAAGAAACTATTCAATCTTGGTTTTGAAGCGATATCTACAGATCAACTGGATAATGTGACCCATTCAAAATTAATTCTCAACTTAACAAATTCATTTACTACATTGATTGGACTTCACGAATTAGACGATATGAAGGATTTTCGTCTTATTAAAAATATTTTGTCAAACCTCCTTTATGAAGGGGTTCAAATAGTCAAGGCTGCAAATTACCAGGAGAGCCGTTTAGGAGGATTACCTTCATGGTTTTCAATTACTGCAGTTGTTAAACTCCCTAACTTTTTAACGGATGGAATGTTTAAACGTAATCTAGGGAAAATGAAAATCAGTAGTATGGGCCAAGACGTTTTTAAAAGAGGGAGTTCAGAAACGGAAGTTGAATCTATTAATGGGTATTTGTTAAGATTGGCTGACAAGAATCAAGTTTCCGCGCCCTATAATCAAGCGGTTTATAAGTTGTGTAAGAAGGAATTTCAAACTAGTCCATTCAAACCTTTAAATGTGAAAGAGGTGTGGAGAAAAGTTGAAGAGGAAAAGCAGTTAGTTAAGTGA
- a CDS encoding DsrE/DsrF/DrsH-like family protein: protein MTEKKRTTIVLFSGDYDKTMAAYIIANGAVAYDHEVTIFHTFWGLNALRKEDKVQVKKGVIEKMFGKMMPRGANRMGLSKMNFAGMGPKMIKGVIKKHQALPLPNLIEMGRDQGIKLVACTMTMDLLGLQKEELSEDIEYAGVAAYLGDAEEGNVNLFI from the coding sequence ATGACAGAGAAGAAAAGAACGACCATCGTTTTGTTTAGTGGTGATTATGATAAAACGATGGCAGCCTATATTATTGCGAATGGAGCAGTAGCTTACGATCATGAGGTGACGATTTTTCACACTTTTTGGGGATTAAACGCCTTGAGAAAGGAGGATAAGGTTCAAGTGAAGAAAGGTGTTATTGAAAAAATGTTTGGAAAGATGATGCCTAGAGGAGCCAATCGCATGGGTCTTTCAAAAATGAATTTCGCAGGTATGGGCCCTAAAATGATCAAAGGTGTCATTAAAAAACATCAAGCGCTCCCTTTACCCAATTTAATTGAAATGGGAAGAGATCAAGGAATTAAACTTGTTGCCTGTACCATGACAATGGATTTATTAGGGCTTCAAAAAGAAGAGTTATCAGAAGACATTGAGTATGCAGGAGTAGCCGCTTATTTAGGAGATGCCGAAGAAGGGAATGTAAATTTATTCATTTAA
- a CDS encoding cell wall-binding repeat-containing protein, with product MLKKTIGIASSLILTASIVGGTSVLAFQNQEVEPNNNFIDATQIKILQDTTVDTVGGSLQKGDQDYFQFELKSRILDFTISENSIHYEDRSLGLDSSPEINVELYDKSHQLVKPDRMDDGIIFDSLDKGTYYISVTDALKQEEEIPYSIYFHSSSSGVYRFSGQDRYETAVDTAQNLNYGYHAFLASGEKFPDALAGSPLQSLTDSPDPLLLVKKDSIPQSVENSFNHFNTESVTILGGPSAISEEVETYLENELNLEVNRIFGQNRYETAAAIAEELRENFPYGLYAHAPSDKAFVVSGEDFPDALSAGSVSFDSPILLTKKNELPEATREQLKHYNEVYVVGGPAVISDEVVNSIPNAVRIYGQDRYETSLEVVKEFRDRTATEIGVNIATGENFADALVGGSTIYPVILTKPDQIPVDTQTYLKDINRFNILGGPNAISEKIEEELWTIVESHIE from the coding sequence ATGCTCAAAAAAACAATAGGGATTGCCTCTTCGTTGATTTTAACTGCAAGTATTGTGGGAGGCACGTCAGTATTAGCTTTTCAAAACCAAGAAGTAGAACCGAATAACAATTTTATTGATGCGACGCAGATAAAAATTCTTCAAGATACGACTGTGGATACCGTTGGCGGTTCACTTCAGAAAGGAGATCAAGACTATTTTCAATTTGAATTAAAGTCACGAATACTAGATTTTACAATTAGTGAAAATAGTATACACTATGAAGATCGTAGTCTCGGTCTTGATTCTTCTCCGGAAATAAACGTCGAGTTATACGATAAAAGTCACCAACTTGTAAAACCTGATCGTATGGATGATGGAATTATTTTCGATTCTCTTGACAAAGGAACTTATTATATTTCTGTAACTGATGCGCTGAAACAAGAAGAAGAGATCCCTTATTCTATTTACTTTCACTCTAGTTCTTCAGGTGTTTATCGTTTTTCAGGACAAGATCGTTATGAAACCGCTGTAGACACTGCTCAAAATCTAAATTATGGCTACCATGCTTTTCTAGCAAGTGGTGAAAAATTCCCCGATGCTTTAGCAGGAAGCCCTCTTCAGTCACTTACAGATAGTCCAGATCCATTATTGCTTGTTAAAAAAGATTCAATCCCTCAAAGTGTCGAAAATTCTTTTAACCATTTTAACACAGAATCTGTTACGATCTTAGGAGGACCTAGTGCTATATCAGAAGAAGTAGAGACTTACTTAGAGAATGAATTAAATCTTGAGGTTAATCGGATTTTTGGACAAAATCGTTATGAAACCGCTGCCGCGATTGCAGAGGAATTAAGAGAGAATTTCCCTTACGGATTGTATGCTCACGCTCCTAGTGATAAAGCGTTTGTCGTGAGTGGAGAGGACTTTCCAGATGCACTATCTGCTGGATCAGTTTCGTTTGATAGTCCGATTTTGCTTACAAAAAAGAATGAACTTCCTGAAGCAACGCGAGAGCAGTTAAAACACTACAATGAAGTTTACGTCGTAGGTGGTCCTGCTGTTATAAGTGACGAAGTCGTAAATAGTATCCCAAATGCTGTTCGCATATACGGACAAGATCGCTACGAAACATCTCTTGAAGTAGTAAAGGAATTTAGAGATAGGACTGCTACTGAAATTGGTGTAAATATTGCTACTGGAGAAAATTTTGCTGATGCTTTAGTAGGAGGAAGCACAATCTATCCAGTCATCTTAACGAAACCTGATCAAATTCCAGTTGATACTCAAACGTATTTAAAAGACATTAATCGCTTTAATATTCTTGGTGGTCCAAATGCTATCAGTGAAAAAATTGAAGAAGAATTATGGACGATAGTCGAATCTCATATTGAGTAA
- a CDS encoding VanZ family protein, whose product MIQLMYRYDLETMFFFIIPWVIYRFLVWLFTKRFSLQTELLKGMFFFSLVFIYMLTLFPFPIYSHDYLEGIPLSQRVNLIPFASIYGSLTHFCYMVPIRNIVGNIILFIPLGFLIPLRFKMFKLWKTAIFGFLVSLLVETIQLLFTGRSFDVDDLILNTFGAIAGFTCFNLLFLSLTKVKQRKTSLGT is encoded by the coding sequence ATGATTCAGTTAATGTACAGGTATGACCTAGAAACTATGTTTTTCTTTATTATACCTTGGGTAATTTATCGGTTTTTAGTATGGTTGTTTACAAAAAGGTTTTCTTTACAAACTGAATTACTTAAAGGAATGTTCTTTTTTTCATTAGTGTTTATCTATATGTTAACACTGTTTCCTTTCCCAATATATTCCCACGACTATCTTGAAGGAATACCATTGTCACAAAGGGTTAATTTAATTCCTTTTGCAAGTATTTATGGCTCTCTAACCCACTTTTGTTACATGGTACCTATTAGAAATATTGTTGGTAACATTATTTTATTTATCCCCTTAGGATTTTTAATTCCGTTAAGATTTAAGATGTTTAAGTTATGGAAAACTGCAATTTTTGGTTTTTTAGTATCTTTATTAGTTGAAACAATCCAATTACTTTTTACAGGAAGATCTTTTGATGTTGACGATCTTATACTAAACACATTTGGTGCGATAGCTGGATTTACATGTTTTAATTTATTGTTTTTATCTCTAACAAAAGTAAAGCAGAGAAAAACTAGCCTAGGCACATAA
- a CDS encoding M3 family oligoendopeptidase encodes MKFSQFTYERPNFENTKELFNKALDLFKNATTPEEQIIAMEEFYKIYRNVHSMFSLGFIRHSINTNDAYYEAEQDYIDEFSPKFQDLFSSFYKELIQSTFRPQLEEKWGKHLFDLAEKEIKAFSPDIIEDLQKENKLTSEYSKLIASAKIDFNGDTYTLSQLEPFTQSPDSEIRKQAMEAKFGFFNENVGQFDRIYDDLVKVRTTMAHKLGYDNFVQLGYDRLKRTDYDAKDVRGYRKQVETFIVPLATKLKERQQKRLGLSELKFYDETYEFQTGNAKPKGDPKWIEEQAEIIYKELSKETGEFYSFMKNNELMDLTSKEGKMAGGYCDFIYDYQSPFIFANFNGTTSDVDTLTHEAGHAFQVYSSRHFGVPEYVWPTYEACEIHSMGMEFLTWPWMERLFKEDTEKYKFSHLSSTLLFLPYGVAVDEFQHVIYENPTLTPDERKQAWRDIEKKYLPHRDFDGNAYLESGGFWQRQGHIYEDPFYYIDYTLAQVCAHQLWIKMSQNKEQTWNDYLHLCNLGGSKPFLELVNGANLKSPFEEGTIEMVVSEIEAWLNQVEDENL; translated from the coding sequence ATGAAATTTTCGCAATTTACGTATGAAAGACCAAACTTCGAAAATACGAAAGAACTTTTTAACAAAGCTCTTGACCTTTTTAAAAATGCAACAACACCCGAAGAACAAATCATTGCTATGGAAGAATTCTATAAAATTTATCGCAATGTCCATTCAATGTTTTCTTTAGGGTTTATTCGTCATTCTATTAATACAAACGACGCATATTACGAAGCAGAGCAAGATTACATAGACGAGTTTTCTCCTAAATTTCAAGATTTATTTTCTTCATTCTACAAAGAACTAATTCAATCAACATTTCGTCCGCAATTAGAGGAAAAGTGGGGGAAACATCTCTTCGATTTAGCTGAGAAAGAGATTAAAGCATTCTCTCCTGATATTATTGAAGATTTGCAAAAAGAGAATAAACTAACATCTGAATATTCCAAGCTCATTGCTTCTGCAAAAATTGATTTTAATGGAGACACTTATACGCTTTCACAACTGGAGCCATTTACCCAATCACCTGATAGTGAAATAAGAAAGCAAGCAATGGAAGCAAAGTTTGGCTTTTTTAACGAAAATGTGGGTCAGTTTGATCGTATTTACGATGATTTAGTAAAAGTGAGAACCACTATGGCTCATAAACTTGGGTATGATAATTTTGTTCAGCTAGGTTACGATCGATTAAAGAGAACTGATTATGATGCAAAGGATGTAAGAGGATACCGTAAGCAAGTTGAAACCTTTATTGTTCCCCTTGCAACAAAACTTAAAGAACGTCAGCAAAAACGACTAGGTTTGTCTGAATTAAAGTTTTACGATGAAACATATGAGTTTCAAACAGGAAATGCGAAACCAAAGGGTGATCCAAAGTGGATCGAAGAACAAGCAGAAATCATCTATAAAGAGCTTTCAAAAGAAACAGGGGAATTTTATTCCTTCATGAAAAACAACGAGTTAATGGACTTAACTTCAAAAGAAGGAAAGATGGCGGGAGGCTATTGTGATTTTATTTATGACTACCAATCTCCATTTATCTTTGCCAATTTTAATGGAACAACTTCTGATGTTGATACATTAACGCACGAAGCAGGCCACGCCTTCCAAGTGTATAGTAGTCGTCATTTTGGTGTACCTGAGTATGTTTGGCCTACTTATGAAGCTTGTGAAATTCATTCAATGGGCATGGAATTTCTCACTTGGCCTTGGATGGAGCGCTTATTTAAAGAAGATACAGAGAAATATAAATTTTCTCACTTATCCTCCACGTTGTTGTTCTTACCTTACGGAGTTGCCGTAGATGAATTTCAACACGTAATCTACGAAAATCCAACTTTAACTCCTGATGAAAGAAAGCAAGCTTGGAGAGACATTGAAAAGAAATACTTACCTCATCGAGACTTTGATGGAAATGCTTATTTAGAATCCGGAGGCTTTTGGCAAAGGCAAGGACATATATATGAAGATCCATTCTATTATATTGACTACACCCTTGCCCAAGTTTGCGCTCATCAACTATGGATAAAGATGAGTCAAAATAAAGAACAAACGTGGAATGATTATCTTCATCTATGCAACCTAGGCGGTAGCAAGCCATTCCTTGAACTTGTCAATGGAGCTAACCTTAAATCGCCTTTTGAAGAAGGAACAATTGAAATGGTTGTTTCAGAAATTGAAGCCTGGCTTAATCAAGTAGAGGATGAAAATCTATAG
- a CDS encoding sulfurtransferase TusA family protein has protein sequence MNVDKILDAKGLACPMPLVKTKKAIDEMASGQIVEIHTTDAGAKNDLTAWAKSGGHELIKDERDNEVYMFWIKKG, from the coding sequence ATGAATGTAGATAAAATTCTAGATGCAAAAGGTCTTGCTTGTCCAATGCCACTAGTGAAAACAAAAAAAGCCATAGATGAAATGGCTTCAGGTCAAATAGTTGAAATTCATACAACTGATGCAGGAGCAAAGAATGATCTCACGGCATGGGCGAAATCAGGTGGTCATGAGCTTATTAAAGATGAGCGAGACAACGAAGTCTATATGTTTTGGATTAAGAAAGGATAA
- a CDS encoding RNA-guided endonuclease TnpB family protein, producing MTKLNKAYKFRIYPTREQASLIRRTFGCVRFVYNKMLDDRKKTYEKYKDDKETLKMQKFPTPAQYKKEFEWLKEVDSLALANAQINLQKAYQNFFAKKADYPTLKSRKSRQSYTTNVVNGNIKLIDGLIKLPKLTWIKIKQHRPIPDGHKIKACTISMTKTGKFFVSILTEYEKKIVEQPAHLLIGLDFVMNGLFVDSETGKKANYPRFYRQMVEKLAKESRILARRTKGSSRWHQQRLKVAKIHEKIANQRKDFLHKQSYRLANQYDCVIIEDLDMKGMSQALKFGKSVADNAWGRFTSYLEYKLKEQGKKLIKIDKWFPSSKTCSNCGQIKEELTLSDRVFDCHCGFSSDRDWNASINIKNEGIRKLT from the coding sequence GTGACAAAGCTAAACAAGGCGTATAAATTCCGTATCTATCCTACACGTGAACAAGCTTCTCTTATTCGCAGAACCTTTGGTTGTGTGCGTTTTGTGTACAACAAAATGTTAGATGACCGTAAGAAAACCTATGAGAAATATAAGGATGATAAGGAAACCTTGAAAATGCAAAAGTTCCCGACACCTGCCCAGTACAAAAAAGAATTCGAATGGTTGAAGGAAGTTGATTCACTCGCTTTAGCGAATGCACAAATCAATCTTCAAAAAGCGTATCAAAACTTCTTTGCTAAAAAGGCTGACTATCCTACCTTAAAAAGTCGTAAATCGAGACAATCCTATACAACAAATGTGGTCAATGGGAATATTAAACTTATAGATGGATTGATCAAACTACCAAAACTGACATGGATAAAAATCAAACAGCATCGCCCAATACCTGATGGACATAAGATAAAAGCGTGTACGATCTCCATGACTAAAACAGGGAAGTTTTTTGTGTCCATCTTGACTGAATATGAAAAGAAAATTGTAGAACAACCAGCTCATTTATTGATTGGTCTAGACTTTGTGATGAATGGCTTATTTGTCGATAGTGAAACAGGTAAGAAAGCCAATTACCCTCGTTTTTATCGTCAAATGGTAGAGAAGCTAGCCAAAGAAAGCCGCATATTAGCTAGACGAACAAAAGGCTCTTCTCGTTGGCATCAACAGCGCTTAAAAGTAGCGAAAATTCATGAGAAAATCGCCAACCAAAGAAAAGACTTTCTTCATAAACAGTCTTATAGACTTGCAAACCAATACGATTGCGTCATTATTGAAGACCTCGATATGAAAGGGATGTCTCAAGCATTGAAGTTTGGTAAAAGTGTAGCTGATAATGCCTGGGGGAGGTTCACATCCTATTTAGAGTACAAGTTAAAAGAACAAGGAAAGAAACTAATCAAGATTGATAAATGGTTTCCTTCTTCAAAAACGTGCTCAAATTGCGGTCAAATCAAGGAAGAATTGACGCTTTCTGACCGAGTTTTCGATTGTCATTGTGGATTCTCATCCGATCGTGATTGGAATGCGTCAATCAATATCAAAAACGAAGGTATTCGAAAGCTTACATAA
- a CDS encoding sulfurtransferase TusA family protein, with protein MNSIKSDQLLDAKGLACPMPLVKTKKAIDQLQPGQVLEIQTTDVGSKADFQAWAKSAGHQYLGIREGGNVLTHFLRKKPNEQTNDSRHPHVIRNEEFEKKVEMNPDIFVLDVREPGEYERGHIPQALSIPLGELENRFNELNNQDQLYVVCQSGNRSNHACKILTNKGFEHVVNVVPGMSGWNGKVVFSK; from the coding sequence ATGAATTCAATCAAATCAGATCAATTATTAGATGCGAAAGGTCTCGCTTGTCCGATGCCACTGGTAAAAACAAAAAAAGCCATTGATCAATTACAACCAGGCCAAGTACTAGAAATTCAAACGACTGATGTCGGATCAAAGGCTGACTTTCAAGCATGGGCGAAAAGTGCTGGGCATCAATATTTAGGAATAAGGGAGGGTGGGAATGTGCTCACTCATTTTTTAAGAAAAAAGCCAAATGAACAAACGAATGATTCTAGACATCCCCATGTGATTAGGAATGAGGAGTTTGAAAAGAAAGTCGAAATGAATCCAGATATTTTCGTTTTAGATGTAAGAGAACCGGGTGAATATGAAAGGGGTCATATTCCGCAAGCCTTGTCCATTCCGCTAGGTGAGTTAGAAAACAGGTTCAATGAATTAAACAATCAAGATCAACTGTATGTTGTGTGTCAATCAGGGAATAGAAGCAACCATGCTTGTAAAATATTAACGAATAAAGGATTTGAACATGTAGTGAATGTAGTACCTGGCATGAGCGGTTGGAATGGAAAAGTAGTGTTTTCAAAATAA